The Spirosoma sp. SC4-14 DNA window TGCTGGCGAAAGTACTATCGATAAAGCCAAGCTTTCGGGCTTATATCTGACCATACAGGGCGACGGCAAACAAATTGAGAAAGACTGGGAAGATCAACTCAAAACATACGGTCGTTTGAATGCATCGCGTGGCACCTACCGCGTAACCAACGCCGACATTCCTGCTATTTCGTCGGAGCCGATCAACCTCATCAGCACGGTTAAATCGAGCAAAACATCGGCTACCATTTTTGCTTCATTCGATCTGGGAAGCGGCAATTTTGTAACAACAGGCGGAACCGGCTATTCGGCAGCCGAAAGTCTGCTGAAAGATTTTGCCAGCAAGAGTTTATATAATCAGGAAGTTCGACTAGCTGAGGGCACTTTTGACGATGCACAGAAGTCTCATCAGAAAATGGTAAAAAAAGGTGAGCAGCTTCAGCGCGCCATTGAGCAGAACGCTAAAGAAAAAGAGCGGCTCCTGAAACGAATCGACGATAATGCCAAAGAACTGGAACAAATCCAGAAAGATATCGAGGCCAATAAAGTAGATCAGGAAAACGCCCTTACCGAACTGGAAAATCAGAAGAAAAACGTTGAAGCCGTAAAAGCAAAAAAGCAGTAAGCGTCTTCAGAAAGTAGAACCCTATCAGCAGTGCCACGGTTTTGAAATAACCGTGGCACTGCTGTTTTTATAAACCCTTACTGACATAGGGCTGTCACCATTGGTCTCGATCTTTGTAGTCAAATCAACAGAGGCCAATTATGACTAGTATATCAGATGCTCAGGCAGTTGTTTTAGCGTTTGTGGGCGCTCTAAATGACGAAAATTTTGATGCAGCCCGCCAGTACGTAAGCGATGATCTTAGCTTTGAGGGCGTTCTGGGTAGTCGCTCGGGGGCCGAAGCCTACTTTCTGGATATGAAGCGAATGAAGCTGAAGTATAAAGTCCACAAAACGTTTGTCGACGGTCAGGACGTTTGCCTATGGTACGACATAACGATGGGTAACGTAGCTGTGCTCACCTGCGGTTGGTATCATGTTGAGCAGGGTAAAATTGCCTGGTTCAAGGTCGTGTTCGATCCTCGTCCGGTTTTACAGGCCTCCTGATTCCTGTTTAAGTACACTAATTATCATTTCACCCGCTTCTTACGTTGCTCTGCCCGATTTGCATCGGTTTCGGGCGTTTATCCAGGTTCCTTTGTAGCGTCAAACCAGATCCAGTTTCGATAGGCCGGGTCTGGTTTTTCTATCTGGAATCTTTAAACAACAAATCGATGAAACGTTTATTTAAAAATCTCTTTATCAGGCCCAGTCGCCTGCCGAAATATCGGCATCTCACCAAACGGCAACAGCTTTGGTGGGGCCACGAATAAGGACACAACTCAGCCGATAAAAATGGCAATTCAGCTATCGGAACCAACTGTCGATCCGAATTGCCATTTTTTACCAACAGCCCATCCTCCACTTTTACTCCCGATAAGCGCGTTGCAGTCAGGCAACGGCGCTGTTATTCAAACAACCTTTTTATACCAAAACAAATGCTAGCTGAACAATCAACAGTAATCGCAGCACAGGAACTACGGGCCTATCAGGGAGGCTTTTTTCGGGTATTGGTTTCGCCAGAACAAACCGATGGCAATTTTGCACTGGTCGACTTCACTCTGCCAAAAGGCAGTGAACCTCCTCGTCATGTACATGGGCACGAAGACGAAACGTTTTACCTACTGGAAGGGTCGGTCGAATTCGAAATTGGCAATGCCATCGTTTTAGGCAAAGTTGGACAGGCCGTATTTGCGCCCCGCACCGTTGCACACCAGTTCCGTATTCAGTCCGAACAGGCGCGGATGCTTACGCTGATTACACCGGGCGACTTCGTTAATTTCTTCCGGGAATTCAGCGTATCGATCGATCAGGAACCCATAACGATTCAGGCACCGCAGGGCCCACCACCCACCGACGTACTAGATCGGTTAGTAGCCCGAATGACCGAGCGGTTCGGCGTTCGTTTTGCATAACCAGGCCATTGACCCGGAAAGCCCCAGCCTGTCGGTTTTACACCGTATCGTTGGGGCTTTTCATCATAGTATTTTCGAGTATGCCAGCAAGTCAGTAAAGCAGCTCGTGTGTGTCCTTAATTACATCCATCACAAACACACTCTGGGCTTTGCCTATCCCCTTTACGTCGCCCAGGTAGTTGATGAAAAAATCGTGGTAGGTTTCCATATTTTCGGTCACGATTTTGAGCATGAAATCATACTCGCCCGCAATGTTGAAACACTCAACGACCTCCTTAAACCTCACTATACCGCTAATAAACTCATGTGCCGTTTGTTTGTCATGCTCTTTTAGCGATACCAGACAGAGTACCATCAGACTACGGTTCAGTTTCCGATTGTCGAGTAAAGTGGCATACTGTTTAATAACACCCGATTGCTCCAGCCGTTTGATTCGCTCATGCGTTGGTGTAGGACTCAAATGAACCCGTTGCGCAATTTCGCGAACCGTGAGTTTGGCATTTTTTTGTAGTTCGCGCAGAATAGCATAATCTTTCTCATCAAGTTCAATAGATTGGCCAGACAATTGTTCTTTGGGGAGCATAGGCAACTAGGGCTTACTGGTTATCTGTTCTTCTAGAAGGCACATTTTACTAATTT harbors:
- a CDS encoding nuclear transport factor 2 family protein — its product is MTSISDAQAVVLAFVGALNDENFDAARQYVSDDLSFEGVLGSRSGAEAYFLDMKRMKLKYKVHKTFVDGQDVCLWYDITMGNVAVLTCGWYHVEQGKIAWFKVVFDPRPVLQAS
- a CDS encoding cupin domain-containing protein — protein: MLAEQSTVIAAQELRAYQGGFFRVLVSPEQTDGNFALVDFTLPKGSEPPRHVHGHEDETFYLLEGSVEFEIGNAIVLGKVGQAVFAPRTVAHQFRIQSEQARMLTLITPGDFVNFFREFSVSIDQEPITIQAPQGPPPTDVLDRLVARMTERFGVRFA
- a CDS encoding Lrp/AsnC family transcriptional regulator — encoded protein: MLPKEQLSGQSIELDEKDYAILRELQKNAKLTVREIAQRVHLSPTPTHERIKRLEQSGVIKQYATLLDNRKLNRSLMVLCLVSLKEHDKQTAHEFISGIVRFKEVVECFNIAGEYDFMLKIVTENMETYHDFFINYLGDVKGIGKAQSVFVMDVIKDTHELLY